In Desulfovibrio gilichinskyi, a genomic segment contains:
- a CDS encoding AsnC family protein, translating to MGKRIDWSRWDQLLGTKIDYEIAKQIGCEAPTVAKRRLKLKIKPFNSTPPKINWKKYDHRLGSMPDQELAKKIKCSVTSVSRRRRKLNITIYMAENEILNNVYS from the coding sequence ATGGGAAAAAGAATTGACTGGAGCAGATGGGACCAATTACTTGGCACAAAAATCGATTATGAAATTGCAAAACAGATAGGGTGTGAGGCTCCGACAGTGGCTAAGCGCCGCTTGAAATTAAAAATCAAACCCTTTAACTCTACACCACCCAAGATTAACTGGAAAAAATATGATCACCGGCTAGGTTCAATGCCTGACCAGGAACTTGCGAAGAAAATAAAATGCTCTGTGACTTCAGTTTCGCGGAGACGAAGAAAATTGAATATCACGATTTACATGGCTGAAAATGAAATTTTAAATAATGTATATAGCTAA
- a CDS encoding beta-ketoacyl synthase chain length factor: protein MTPLAITGIGLVAPGINFEIIKTAALKNLTIPAINETADTSDLNIFFQQRQLRRVDHYSKMALLAACRALLDSKKETNLDNEINVPENMGIILCSGYGPSQKTFDFLDSILDFGTNCASPLAFSHSVHNIPTAVLSQFLNLSCPYTTICQLHSPVYSALTTAACWIDEGRVEKVLLGAVDEITPLLKDNTSRMISEKDLGPNRPPVTVSEGAAFFVLTKPSIQKVQYGTIDLNIVSQEQIITQIKSHKVFAPARTLSKLNEIGIKATSAYGGDMPTSAGIELIASAIFASQKGHAICIEKANNGFGIININHIN, encoded by the coding sequence ATGACACCCCTTGCAATCACAGGAATTGGTCTCGTTGCTCCTGGAATAAATTTTGAAATCATTAAAACAGCAGCACTTAAGAATCTAACTATCCCTGCTATAAATGAAACTGCTGACACTTCAGATCTTAACATTTTTTTTCAGCAGAGACAGCTACGGAGAGTTGATCACTATTCTAAAATGGCGTTACTTGCAGCCTGCCGTGCTTTACTAGACTCTAAGAAGGAAACAAATTTAGATAATGAAATTAATGTTCCAGAGAATATGGGGATAATTTTATGCTCAGGATATGGACCTTCACAAAAAACATTTGATTTTTTGGACTCAATCCTTGATTTTGGCACAAATTGCGCGTCACCACTTGCATTTTCACATTCTGTACATAACATTCCGACAGCTGTACTAAGTCAATTTTTAAACCTAAGCTGCCCATATACAACTATCTGTCAACTACACAGTCCAGTATATTCAGCGTTAACAACAGCAGCTTGTTGGATAGATGAAGGAAGAGTAGAAAAAGTTCTACTTGGAGCAGTTGATGAAATAACCCCTCTTCTTAAAGACAACACCAGCCGAATGATATCCGAAAAAGATCTCGGACCAAACCGTCCCCCAGTAACAGTCAGTGAAGGGGCAGCATTTTTTGTTTTAACGAAACCGTCAATTCAAAAGGTCCAATATGGAACCATTGACTTAAACATAGTTTCGCAAGAACAAATAATCACGCAAATTAAATCCCACAAAGTATTCGCACCTGCACGCACACTAAGTAAGCTCAACGAAATAGGCATTAAAGCAACCTCAGCATATGGTGGAGATATGCCCACATCTGCAGGGATAGAACTTATTGCTTCTGCTATATTTGCATCTCAAAAAGGACATGCAATTTGCATCGAAAAAGCGAACAACGGCTTTGGAATCATAAATATTAACCACATAAATTAA
- a CDS encoding Sbal_3080 family lipoprotein — protein sequence MKILKLFCLVSILSIMTGCGKFDVINRPAPDILQAQHVCIIEDPETRPGFLVAMEEWLNKEKIAYQVVPQTSNNEICDWTLRYYGRWSWDLALFLSDAEISAYHLGKEAGKVNLRVGQWDSYKFEKGSTRISKMMDMLSSKIDHYPLPNTKPSKKDASN from the coding sequence ATGAAGATTTTAAAATTGTTTTGCTTAGTCTCAATATTATCCATAATGACTGGATGTGGAAAATTTGATGTAATTAATCGACCTGCGCCAGATATCCTTCAGGCTCAACATGTTTGTATTATCGAAGATCCAGAAACGAGACCTGGCTTCTTAGTTGCCATGGAGGAATGGCTTAATAAAGAAAAAATTGCATACCAAGTGGTTCCACAAACTTCAAATAATGAAATTTGTGACTGGACATTGAGATACTATGGTAGATGGTCATGGGACTTGGCTCTTTTTCTTTCAGATGCTGAAATATCAGCTTACCATTTAGGAAAAGAAGCTGGAAAAGTAAATCTTCGCGTGGGCCAATGGGATTCTTATAAATTTGAAAAAGGCAGTACTAGAATTTCTAAAATGATGGATATGCTTTCTTCAAAAATTGATCATTACCCTTTACCAAACACAAAACCCTCAAAAAAAGACGCATCAAATTAA
- a CDS encoding AMP-binding protein, which produces MSTKYSLTVQDILEIISSTLLAEMNFQKRMDNLVNGTLANSFIPDVTSISNLEVVLKKIAHMFDVPQKQLSKINIYSMAENIFAFTKGNPKKITFYTSGSTGTPTPSSHFFSDLTQEIYSLAKEFKNRTRIVNLVPRHHIYGFLFSVLLPKALEIPACHKHPMPTPDLVKNFRKGDLIISFPLLWKKLKNTEAKFASDIYGVTSTAPCPPDVILTLRANGLSRMTEVYGSSETSGVGFRHSPTVNYTLFPYWKKEEENSLRRINSAEHDGISYQLQDTLKWKDEYNFIPLRRVDKAIQVAGINVYPSKIEAFFKTLPPVCDCSVRLMRPEEGDRLKIVIIPTPNVSQTDIDSGKTEREISSLASSNLTIYERPKIYTFRTELPISDVGKLTDW; this is translated from the coding sequence ATGAGCACTAAATACAGCCTAACAGTACAAGATATTTTGGAAATTATTTCTTCAACATTACTCGCAGAAATGAATTTTCAGAAACGCATGGATAATCTGGTTAACGGTACATTAGCAAATTCTTTCATACCGGATGTGACATCAATTTCAAACCTTGAAGTTGTGCTTAAAAAGATAGCCCATATGTTTGATGTACCCCAAAAACAACTTTCTAAAATTAATATTTACTCTATGGCAGAAAATATTTTTGCCTTCACAAAAGGAAACCCTAAGAAAATCACTTTTTATACCTCAGGAAGCACGGGAACTCCAACTCCATCCTCACATTTCTTTTCTGACCTAACTCAAGAGATTTATTCGTTAGCGAAAGAATTTAAAAATCGTACTAGAATTGTCAATCTTGTGCCTAGGCATCATATATATGGATTTCTATTCTCCGTACTGTTACCCAAAGCACTAGAGATCCCCGCCTGCCACAAACACCCCATGCCAACGCCCGATCTTGTTAAAAACTTTAGAAAAGGAGATCTTATTATTTCATTTCCTCTTCTATGGAAGAAACTAAAAAATACTGAAGCAAAATTTGCATCAGATATCTATGGAGTAACATCCACAGCCCCTTGCCCCCCAGACGTAATATTAACCTTACGAGCAAATGGACTAAGCCGAATGACAGAAGTCTACGGCTCCTCTGAAACAAGTGGTGTAGGCTTTAGACATTCCCCGACAGTTAATTACACTTTATTTCCATACTGGAAAAAAGAAGAAGAAAATTCATTGCGTAGAATTAACTCAGCTGAACACGATGGAATTTCTTATCAATTACAAGACACATTAAAATGGAAGGATGAGTACAATTTTATTCCCCTACGACGTGTAGACAAAGCCATTCAAGTTGCAGGAATAAATGTATATCCTTCCAAAATAGAAGCTTTTTTTAAAACACTTCCACCTGTTTGCGACTGTTCAGTGCGCTTAATGCGACCAGAAGAAGGAGACAGGTTAAAGATTGTCATCATTCCTACTCCAAACGTATCACAAACCGATATAGATTCAGGAAAGACTGAACGCGAGATTAGCTCTCTCGCATCCTCGAATCTAACCATATACGAACGACCTAAAATTTATACATTTAGAACGGAATTACCAATTTCGGATGTAGGCAAACTTACTGATTGGTAA